A window of the Acanthochromis polyacanthus isolate Apoly-LR-REF ecotype Palm Island chromosome 10, KAUST_Apoly_ChrSc, whole genome shotgun sequence genome harbors these coding sequences:
- the LOC127535832 gene encoding uncharacterized protein LOC127535832: MSPRHGALHENSNQDDACTQVKIRQAPAVAIETETSPIHGASHEDSSQDDAHAQVTIRQAPAVAVETETSPIHGASHEDSSQDDAHAQVLTLVDYPLSDETDEDCIEDPLLNLHCNEMYRISDVCEPLFSSNESTVDETDEDSMKNYSGVHSEHNIVPKLRRTKSLLMDRIPDFSDALFDSSEDSSEGPSFKSERASRRLQPIHKSLVESSDSSVDSEDEYIPNPVEESTDSDRSLELDLKNRKSTVVSTSKRRSKPSKSSSQSKSKFSKSSHQSRSMSPSQSRSMSPSQSRRFDDFTQRFPESNAEVNKEQIAQTYTNKVASFSLSLEEESSVFVNPVLKKEDGSRRYNKKHHCYYCGQVVQKMSRHLLRRHQDKVEVAKVLSLPKNSKERRQQLDYIRNKGNFEHNVEVLENKKGKLIPWKT; the protein is encoded by the exons aTGTCCCCCAGACACGGTGCTTTGCATGAGAATTCAAACCAAGATGATGCGTGTACACAG GTAAAAATCAGGCAGGCTCCTGCTGTGGCAATAGAGACTGAGACGTCCCCCATACATGGTGCTTCACATGAGGATTCGAGCCAAGATGATGCTCATGCACAG GTAACAATCAGGCAGGCTCCTGCTGTGGCAGTAGAGACTGAGACGTCCCCCATACATGGTGCTTCACATGAGGATTCAAGCCAAGATGATGCTCATGCACAG GTGTTAACCCTCGTGGATTATCCCCTAAGTGATGAAACAGATGAGGACTGCATAGAAGACCCACTTCTAAATCTACACTGCAATGAG ATGTACAGAATATCAGATGTTTGTGAGCCTCTGTTTAGTTCAAATGAGAGCACAGTGGATGAAACTGATGAGGATTCCATGAAAAACTATTCTGGTGTGCATTCAGAGCACAACATTGTTCCAAAGTTAAGAAGGACAAAGAGCTTATTG aTGGATAGGATACCAGATTTTTCTGATGCTCTTTTTGATTCAAGTGAGGACAGCAGCGAAGGCCCTTCCTTTAAGTCTGAAAGAGCTTCACGAAGGCTGCAACCC ATTCACAAGAGTCTTGTGGAGTCAAGTGACTCAAGTGTAGACAGTGAAGATGAATATATTCCAAATCCTGTGGAAGAAAGCACAGACAGTGATAGGAGCCTTGAACTAGACCTGAAGAATCGAAAGAGTACAGTTGTATCTACTAGTAAAAGAAGGAGCAAGCCTTCCAAGTCTTCCAGTCAGAGCAAGAGCAAGTTTTCCAAATCTTCCCATCAGAGCAGGAGCATGTCCCCCAGTCAGAGCAGAAGCATGTCCCCTAGTCAGAGCAGAAGATTTGATGATTTCACACAAAGATTTCCTGAAAGCAATGCTGAAGTGAATAAAGAGCAAATCGCCCAAACTTATACTAACAAGGTGGCAAGCTTTTCATTGTCTCTTGAAGAAGAGTCATCTGTCTTTGTTAATCCAGTTTTAAAGAAGGAGGATGGTTCAAGAagatacaacaaaaaacatcactgctACTATTGTGGACAAGTCGTTCAGAAGATGTCAAGGCACTTACTCCGTAGACACCAAGATAAGGTTGAGGTTGCGAAAGTGTTGAGTTTACCAAAAAACTCAAAGGAAAGGAGACAGCAATTAGATTATATCCGAAATAAGGGGAATTTTGAACATAACGTTGAAGTTTTGGAGAACAAGAAAGGCAAACTCATCCCATGGAa AACTTGA